The proteins below come from a single Plantactinospora sp. KBS50 genomic window:
- a CDS encoding FtsX-like permease family protein → MNGWFTGWRTALRIAARESRRSRGRSALVLAMIALPVLGLSFAAASYDMFRLTPDETANRRLGTADALVQWLSDGPVNQDPAGDGYSFDGRPRRSATSAELLAALPAGSRVSPVVQQTWPRLRTAAGVGTVAVRGLDLADPLTRGLATVLTGRAPAGPGEAVLSVPAERRLGVRIGDPVELADGSRRWTVVGTVETPDNLREVLVVPPASIRDGVLGTDFFPAWLVDTPAPVDWAQVRRLNAEGMAVTSRAVLLDPPPASQLAMPPQTGSGAVDELSIGVLIGGLAVLEVVLLAGPAFAVGARRRRRELALLAANGGTPGHQRRLVLADGVVLGLAGAMLGIVLGVALAISVRPLVEEHMAHSRAGGYRVFPLALLGIAALAVATGVLAALVPAVTAARQDVLAGLTGRRGVLRSRRRWLVAGLALAVLGPVLACYGAGQLRTGLVLAGLVLAEVGLVFCTPSLVGLIARAGRLLPLAPRIALRETARNRGATSPAISAIMAAVAGTVALGIFLAGADARTARQFRDTVPLGHITVTLGGDDSRPDQATGPVTAAQVGGAAAGLPVSAVAEVRLPTCRSDAPGKGCAIDVRVPESQRCPYPRGGPPTGADTARAARDPRCAQTAGWYQGSFVQNVVDDGAALPLLTGATGEDLRRARAMLAAGGVVVTDPRLVTGGRVDILVDDGTGRTDPARTPDSPLPTISVPAYVLSTGIDLPRQFYPPELIRRVGLAEQPWGFVLGTDAVPTVAQQDALTAALHDLAPGLTAEVARGRPERDEDPMLLVLALAAALITLGAAGIATGLVAADSRADLSTLAAVGAGPGVRRVLSLSQSGTIAGLGSLLGTAAGLTAAAAIILAYNQGFARSWPVQPPYPFTVPWTVPAVLAVVPLVATAGAGLLTRSRLPVERRAG, encoded by the coding sequence GTGAACGGCTGGTTCACCGGCTGGCGTACCGCGTTGCGGATCGCCGCCCGGGAGAGCCGGCGCTCGCGCGGCCGCAGCGCCCTGGTGCTCGCGATGATCGCGCTTCCGGTGCTCGGCCTGAGCTTCGCCGCCGCGAGCTACGACATGTTCCGGCTCACCCCGGACGAGACGGCCAACCGCCGGTTGGGAACGGCGGACGCCCTGGTCCAGTGGCTCAGCGACGGTCCGGTGAACCAGGACCCGGCGGGGGACGGCTACAGCTTCGACGGCCGGCCGCGGCGCTCCGCCACCTCGGCCGAACTGCTCGCGGCGCTGCCGGCCGGCAGCCGGGTCAGCCCGGTGGTGCAGCAGACCTGGCCGCGGCTGCGCACCGCGGCCGGCGTCGGCACGGTGGCGGTCCGCGGGCTGGACCTCGCCGACCCGCTCACCCGCGGGCTGGCCACGGTGTTGACCGGACGTGCCCCGGCCGGCCCCGGGGAGGCCGTGCTGAGCGTGCCGGCGGAACGCCGGCTCGGCGTCCGGATCGGCGACCCGGTGGAGCTGGCCGACGGCTCCCGCCGGTGGACCGTCGTCGGCACGGTCGAGACGCCGGACAACCTCCGCGAGGTGCTGGTGGTGCCGCCGGCCAGCATCCGGGACGGCGTGCTGGGCACCGATTTCTTCCCGGCCTGGCTGGTGGACACCCCGGCCCCGGTCGACTGGGCGCAGGTCCGCCGGCTCAACGCCGAGGGCATGGCGGTGACCTCCCGGGCGGTGCTGCTCGATCCGCCCCCGGCGAGCCAGCTCGCGATGCCCCCGCAGACCGGTTCCGGCGCCGTCGACGAGCTGAGCATCGGCGTCCTGATCGGCGGGCTCGCGGTGCTGGAGGTGGTGCTGCTCGCCGGACCGGCCTTCGCGGTCGGTGCCCGCCGGCGGCGCCGGGAACTCGCGCTGCTGGCCGCGAACGGCGGCACCCCGGGCCACCAGCGACGGCTGGTGCTGGCCGACGGGGTGGTGCTGGGGCTTGCCGGCGCGATGCTCGGGATCGTCCTCGGGGTGGCGCTCGCGATCTCGGTGCGCCCGCTGGTCGAGGAGCACATGGCGCACAGCCGGGCCGGCGGGTACCGGGTCTTCCCGCTGGCGCTGCTCGGCATCGCCGCGCTGGCCGTGGCCACCGGGGTGCTCGCCGCGCTGGTGCCGGCGGTCACCGCCGCCCGGCAGGACGTACTGGCCGGCCTCACCGGTCGCCGTGGTGTCCTGCGGTCCCGCCGCCGGTGGCTGGTGGCCGGACTGGCGCTGGCCGTTCTCGGGCCCGTCCTCGCCTGCTACGGCGCCGGGCAGCTCCGCACCGGCCTGGTGCTCGCCGGCCTGGTCCTGGCCGAGGTCGGCCTGGTGTTCTGCACGCCGAGCCTGGTCGGGCTGATCGCCCGCGCGGGCCGGCTGCTGCCGCTGGCGCCCCGGATCGCGCTGCGGGAGACGGCCCGCAACCGGGGTGCCACCTCGCCGGCCATCTCCGCGATCATGGCCGCCGTCGCCGGCACCGTGGCCCTGGGCATCTTCCTGGCCGGCGCGGATGCCCGCACGGCCCGACAGTTCCGGGACACCGTACCGCTGGGCCACATCACCGTGACCCTGGGCGGCGACGATTCGCGGCCGGACCAGGCGACAGGACCGGTCACCGCCGCCCAGGTCGGCGGGGCCGCCGCCGGCCTCCCGGTCAGCGCCGTGGCCGAGGTACGCCTGCCGACCTGCCGGTCCGACGCGCCGGGAAAGGGCTGCGCCATCGACGTGCGGGTGCCGGAGAGCCAGCGCTGCCCGTACCCGCGCGGCGGGCCACCGACCGGCGCCGACACGGCGCGGGCCGCCCGCGACCCGCGCTGCGCGCAGACTGCGGGGTGGTACCAGGGGTCGTTCGTTCAGAACGTGGTCGACGACGGGGCGGCGCTGCCGCTGCTGACCGGCGCCACCGGCGAGGACCTGCGTCGAGCCCGTGCCATGCTGGCCGCCGGTGGCGTGGTGGTCACCGACCCGCGGCTGGTGACCGGCGGCCGGGTCGACATCCTCGTCGACGACGGGACGGGGCGGACCGACCCCGCCCGGACGCCGGATTCCCCGCTGCCCACCATCTCGGTTCCGGCGTACGTGCTGAGCACCGGGATCGACCTGCCGCGCCAGTTCTATCCGCCCGAGTTGATCCGCCGGGTGGGTCTGGCCGAACAGCCGTGGGGGTTCGTGCTCGGCACCGACGCGGTGCCCACCGTGGCCCAGCAGGATGCGCTGACCGCCGCGCTGCACGACCTGGCCCCCGGCCTGACCGCCGAGGTGGCCCGGGGGCGACCCGAGCGGGACGAAGATCCCATGCTGCTGGTGCTGGCCCTCGCCGCCGCCCTGATCACCCTGGGCGCCGCCGGAATCGCCACCGGTCTGGTGGCCGCCGACTCGCGGGCCGATCTGTCCACACTGGCCGCCGTCGGGGCCGGCCCGGGGGTCCGCCGGGTGCTGTCGCTCAGCCAGTCGGGCACCATCGCCGGGCTGGGATCCCTGCTCGGCACCGCCGCCGGGCTGACCGCCGCGGCGGCGATCATCCTCGCGTACAACCAGGGGTTCGCCCGAAGCTGGCCGGTGCAGCCGCCGTACCCGTTCACGGTGCCCTGGACGGTGCCCGCGGTCCTGGCGGTCGTCCCGCTGGTGGCGACGGCCGGCGCCGGGCTGCTGACCCGCTCCCGGCTGCCCGTCGAACGCCGCGCCGGCTGA
- a CDS encoding ABC transporter ATP-binding protein has protein sequence MSAADPTTPTAAAAPAPVLDLRDVHRTHGRGPAAVHALRGVSLTVRPGELVAVMGPSGSGKSTLLNLAGGLDAPTRGEVRVNGRTLGSLDRRQLARLRRRDVGYVFQDLNLLPSLTAAENVALPLELDGMRVRRARRLAVAALAELDLADLGPRFPDDLSGGQQQRVAIARALVGDRRLVLADEPTGALDSQTGEAVLRLLRTRIDAGGAGLLVTHEARHAGWADRVVFLRDGCIVDTSGPLTGPEHLLPAADR, from the coding sequence GTGAGCGCCGCGGACCCGACCACGCCCACCGCGGCCGCCGCGCCCGCCCCGGTGCTCGACCTGCGGGACGTGCACCGCACCCACGGCCGAGGTCCCGCCGCCGTGCACGCGCTGCGCGGGGTGAGCCTCACGGTCCGGCCAGGGGAACTCGTGGCCGTGATGGGACCCTCCGGGTCCGGCAAGTCCACCCTGTTGAACCTGGCCGGCGGCCTGGACGCGCCCACCCGGGGCGAGGTGCGGGTCAACGGACGCACCCTCGGCTCGCTCGACCGGCGGCAGCTCGCCCGGCTCCGCCGCCGCGACGTCGGGTACGTGTTCCAGGACCTGAACCTGCTGCCCAGCCTGACCGCCGCGGAGAACGTGGCGCTGCCGCTGGAACTGGACGGGATGCGGGTACGGCGGGCTCGGCGACTCGCCGTCGCCGCCCTCGCCGAGCTGGACCTGGCCGACCTCGGTCCCCGGTTCCCGGACGACCTGTCCGGCGGCCAGCAGCAACGGGTGGCCATCGCCCGTGCCCTGGTCGGTGACCGGCGGCTGGTGCTCGCCGACGAGCCGACCGGCGCGCTCGACTCGCAGACCGGTGAGGCGGTGCTGCGGCTCCTGCGGACCCGGATCGACGCGGGCGGGGCCGGTTTGCTGGTCACCCACGAGGCCCGGCACGCCGGCTGGGCCGACCGGGTGGTGTTCCTGCGGGACGGTTGCATCGTGGACACCTCCGGCCCGCTGACCGGCCCCGAACACCTGCTCCCGGCGGCGGACCGGTGA
- a CDS encoding PadR family transcriptional regulator, translating into MSIRHGLLALLERGPMHGYQLRASFEDSTGGTWPLNIGQVYSTLARLERDGLVRQLPDTDGTQRPYEITDAGRADLTLWFTSPLGRDERPRDELAIKLALAVATPGVDAGAVIRTQRTATMRTLQELTRLKSRAATPAELAWLLVLDSMLFQAEAEIRWLDHCETTLARRRPTGTAAGSAPPADPDGAAGTDADAATEVRR; encoded by the coding sequence ATGTCCATCCGACACGGCCTGCTCGCGCTGCTCGAGCGCGGGCCCATGCACGGCTACCAGCTCCGCGCGAGCTTCGAGGACTCCACCGGCGGCACCTGGCCGCTGAACATCGGGCAGGTCTACAGCACCCTCGCCCGGCTGGAACGCGACGGACTGGTCCGGCAGTTGCCCGACACCGACGGCACGCAACGGCCGTACGAGATCACCGACGCCGGCCGCGCGGACCTGACGCTCTGGTTCACCAGCCCGCTCGGCCGCGACGAACGCCCCCGCGACGAACTCGCGATCAAACTCGCGCTCGCCGTCGCGACCCCCGGCGTCGACGCCGGCGCCGTCATCCGCACCCAACGCACCGCGACCATGCGCACGCTCCAGGAACTCACCCGGCTCAAGTCCCGGGCCGCCACGCCGGCCGAGCTGGCCTGGCTGCTGGTCCTGGACTCCATGCTGTTCCAGGCCGAGGCGGAGATCCGCTGGCTGGACCACTGCGAAACCACCCTGGCCCGGCGCCGGCCGACCGGCACCGCGGCGGGGTCCGCGCCGCCCGCGGACCCGGACGGGGCCGCCGGCACCGACGCCGACGCCGCAACGGAGGTACGCCGGTGA
- the rimP gene encoding ribosome maturation factor RimP encodes MTQRGRASGRSSGGPRPARTRSGDRPRTGDGPRGDRPRADLPARRQRLREVIEPVVAAAGYDLEDVSLSRAGRRHVVRVIVDGDAGVSLDAVAEVSRDVSKALDRAEETGGDLLAGEYQLEVSSPGVDRPLTLPRHWRRNVGRLVRVTVRVPGALPAQRAGAVPEAEAESSGAESSGRDRQITGRVLAADDEWVTIDVAGEPARWSYPDLGPGRVQVEFTRLDDADDADESAEFDDFDDEDVEDEER; translated from the coding sequence ATGACGCAACGTGGCCGCGCCTCGGGCCGGTCGTCGGGCGGCCCGCGTCCGGCGCGTACCCGCTCGGGAGACCGGCCGCGGACCGGCGACGGTCCGCGCGGCGACCGGCCGCGGGCGGACCTGCCGGCGCGGCGGCAGCGGCTCCGCGAGGTGATCGAGCCGGTGGTCGCGGCCGCCGGGTACGACCTGGAGGACGTCTCGCTTTCCCGGGCCGGCCGCCGGCACGTGGTACGGGTGATCGTGGACGGCGATGCCGGGGTGAGCCTGGACGCGGTGGCGGAGGTGTCCCGGGACGTCTCCAAGGCGCTGGACCGCGCCGAGGAGACCGGCGGCGACCTGCTGGCCGGCGAGTACCAGTTGGAGGTCAGCTCGCCGGGTGTGGACCGTCCGCTGACCCTGCCCCGGCACTGGCGGCGCAACGTCGGCCGGCTGGTCCGGGTCACCGTGCGCGTGCCCGGCGCCCTGCCGGCCCAGCGCGCGGGCGCGGTGCCGGAGGCGGAGGCGGAGTCGTCCGGGGCGGAGTCGTCCGGGCGGGACCGGCAGATCACCGGTCGGGTGCTGGCCGCCGACGACGAGTGGGTGACCATCGACGTGGCGGGCGAGCCGGCGCGATGGAGCTATCCGGACCTGGGGCCGGGCCGGGTGCAGGTGGAGTTCACCCGGCTGGATGACGCCGACGACGCCGACGAGTCGGCTGAGTTCGACGATTTCGACGATGAGGATGTGGAGGACGAGGAGAGGTGA
- the nusA gene encoding transcription termination factor NusA, with the protein MNIDLAALRALEREREIPFETILAAIETALLTAYRHTEGAQTHARVEIDRKTGAASVFAQEIDADGAVTREWDDTPHDFGRIAAMTAKQVILQRLREATDEVHFGEYAGRDGDLVTGVVQAHEARSEKGIVSVDLGKLEAVLPQAEQVPGERYEHGQRLRCVVVHVAKTFRGPQITLSRSHPNLVKKLFALEVPEIADGTVEIAAIAREAGHRTKIAVRSTVPGVNAKGACIGPMGQRVRAVMSELHGEKIDIIDWSDDPAAFVGNALSPAKALRVEVVDAANRTARVTVPDFQLSLAIGREGQNARLAARLTGWRIDIRSDTDTGNGPSPAAARSNADHVPEPGGAISAG; encoded by the coding sequence GTGAACATCGACCTCGCGGCGCTGCGCGCGTTGGAGCGCGAGCGGGAGATCCCGTTCGAAACCATCCTCGCGGCCATCGAGACCGCGTTGCTGACCGCGTACCGGCATACCGAGGGCGCGCAGACGCACGCCCGGGTCGAGATCGACCGCAAGACGGGCGCGGCATCCGTGTTCGCCCAGGAGATCGATGCCGACGGCGCGGTGACCCGGGAGTGGGACGACACCCCGCACGACTTCGGCCGGATCGCGGCCATGACCGCCAAGCAGGTCATCCTGCAACGCCTGCGCGAGGCCACCGACGAGGTGCACTTCGGCGAGTACGCCGGCCGGGACGGTGATCTGGTCACCGGCGTCGTCCAGGCGCACGAGGCGCGCAGCGAGAAGGGCATCGTCAGCGTCGACCTGGGCAAGCTGGAGGCGGTCCTGCCGCAGGCCGAGCAGGTGCCGGGTGAGCGGTACGAGCACGGCCAGCGGTTGCGCTGCGTGGTCGTGCACGTGGCGAAGACCTTCCGCGGCCCGCAGATCACCCTGTCCCGGTCGCATCCGAACCTGGTGAAGAAGCTGTTCGCACTGGAGGTGCCGGAGATCGCCGACGGCACCGTGGAGATCGCGGCCATCGCCCGGGAGGCGGGCCACCGCACCAAGATCGCGGTGCGGTCCACCGTGCCGGGGGTGAACGCCAAGGGCGCCTGCATCGGGCCGATGGGCCAGCGGGTCCGGGCCGTGATGAGCGAGTTGCACGGCGAAAAGATCGACATCATCGACTGGTCGGACGATCCCGCGGCGTTTGTCGGCAATGCGCTGTCGCCGGCCAAGGCGTTGCGGGTCGAGGTGGTGGACGCCGCGAACCGGACGGCCCGGGTGACCGTGCCCGATTTCCAGCTTTCGTTGGCGATCGGGCGTGAAGGGCAGAACGCCCGTCTTGCTGCCCGACTGACCGGTTGGCGGATCGACATCCGGTCGGATACCGACACCGGAAATGGGCCCTCGCCGGCCGCCGCGCGAAGCAACGCTGATCACGTACCCGAACCGGGCGGAGCGATCTCGGCCGGGTAG
- a CDS encoding YlxR family protein produces the protein MVRRTRAVRTCVGCRQRASVQELLRFTAVGVEGDHVLRPDPDRRLPGRGAHLHPDPACLALAQRRRAFGRALRIGGVPDTDGLARHIEASPPTSGHPDRTRVASKVGRPT, from the coding sequence GTGGTACGACGGACGCGGGCGGTGCGCACCTGTGTGGGTTGCCGTCAGCGTGCGTCCGTCCAGGAGTTACTGCGGTTCACTGCGGTCGGTGTGGAGGGCGATCACGTTCTCCGGCCCGATCCGGACCGCCGACTGCCGGGTCGGGGGGCGCATCTGCATCCGGACCCGGCTTGTCTCGCGCTCGCCCAGCGGCGTCGCGCCTTCGGGCGGGCGTTGCGAATCGGTGGAGTTCCCGACACCGATGGGCTGGCGAGGCACATCGAAGCGTCACCCCCGACGTCCGGTCACCCTGACCGGACGCGGGTCGCAAGCAAGGTAGGCAGACCGACATGA
- the infB gene encoding translation initiation factor IF-2: MAGKARVHELAKELGVESKTVLAKLKEMGEFVKSASSTVEAPVARRLRNAFVASPPGGAPSTSAPAPTPTPPPAAPRPGPAEPRIAARPGPPRRPAAPTPPTARPKGPVPGPPQPATPVAKPASAHDIEVAAAEARAAALKAEQEAAVKAAQAARQQQRETVRREPPADGGAPRPKPGPGTMTPRPGPANRPGPGTGAQGGQGRSGARPPARGGNNPFGISSGGQRPAASGGGPRPNPASMPPRPSPASMPPRPSPASMPSQRPGRPGGGPGGAGRPGGAGRPGGGGGGYRGGPGGGGGGGGGYRGGPGGGGGGGGGYRGGPGGGGGGGGFRPGAPAGGAGRPGGGGRGRGGGAAGAFGRPGGKPTRGRKSKKQRRQEFDNLSAPTMSSGAPRGSGQVVRLSRGASLSDFADKINANPGSLVQEMFNLGEMVTATQSCSDDTLLLLGEHLGFDVQIVSPEDEDRELLAQFNIDLDAEVDEERLVSRPPVVTVMGHVDHGKTKLLDAIRKANVVAGEAGGITQHIGAYQVRVPHDGVDRAITFIDTPGHEAFTAMRARGAQVTDIVILVVAADDGVMPQTIEALNHAKAADVPIVVAVNKVDKPEANPDKVRQQLTEYGLVAEEYGGETMFVNVAAKPGIGIDELLEAVLLTADASLELTAPTDGPAQGVAIEAHLDKGRGAVATVLVQKGTLRAGDSIVAGGAHGRVRAMLDENGQQVPEAGPSRPVMVLGLTTVPGAGDTFLAAEDDRTVRQIAEQRQARRRAASFANSRGRATLETLMEQLKEGEKTSLNLVLKGDVSGSVEALEDALFKLDIPEEVQLRIIHRGVGSITESDVMLASASSEAVTIIGFNVRAANKVREIADREGVEIRYYTVIYQALEEIEAALKGLLKPEYEEVELGSAEIRDVFRSSKVGNIAGCIVRSGLIRRNAKARLLRDGAVVADSLTISSLKRFKDDATEVREGFECGLTLTGYNNIQVGDVIETFEMREKPRA; the protein is encoded by the coding sequence GTGGCAGGCAAGGCCCGCGTACACGAGCTAGCCAAAGAGCTCGGGGTCGAGAGCAAGACCGTACTCGCCAAGCTCAAGGAGATGGGCGAGTTCGTCAAATCCGCGTCCAGTACCGTCGAGGCGCCCGTCGCCCGGCGGCTGCGTAACGCCTTCGTGGCGTCCCCGCCCGGCGGGGCGCCAAGCACGTCGGCGCCAGCGCCGACGCCGACGCCACCCCCGGCCGCGCCCCGGCCCGGTCCCGCGGAACCGCGGATCGCGGCCCGGCCCGGCCCGCCGCGTCGGCCGGCCGCGCCGACCCCGCCGACGGCCCGACCCAAGGGACCCGTCCCCGGCCCGCCGCAGCCGGCCACCCCGGTGGCCAAGCCGGCGAGCGCGCACGACATCGAGGTGGCGGCCGCGGAGGCGCGTGCCGCCGCGCTGAAGGCGGAGCAGGAGGCGGCCGTCAAGGCCGCGCAGGCTGCCCGCCAGCAGCAGCGCGAGACCGTCCGCCGGGAGCCACCGGCCGACGGCGGCGCGCCGCGTCCCAAGCCCGGCCCGGGGACCATGACGCCCCGACCGGGTCCGGCCAACCGACCCGGTCCGGGTACCGGCGCTCAGGGTGGCCAGGGCCGCTCCGGCGCCCGCCCGCCGGCCCGGGGTGGCAACAACCCGTTCGGCATCAGCTCCGGCGGCCAGCGCCCGGCGGCCTCGGGCGGTGGCCCGCGGCCCAACCCGGCCTCCATGCCGCCGCGGCCCAGCCCCGCCTCCATGCCGCCGCGGCCCAGCCCGGCGTCCATGCCGAGCCAGCGCCCGGGTCGCCCCGGCGGCGGTCCCGGTGGCGCCGGTCGTCCCGGTGGCGCCGGTCGTCCCGGTGGCGGCGGCGGTGGCTACCGCGGCGGTCCCGGTGGTGGCGGCGGCGGTGGCGGTGGCTACCGCGGCGGTCCCGGTGGTGGCGGCGGCGGTGGCGGTGGCTACCGCGGCGGACCTGGCGGTGGCGGCGGTGGCGGCGGCTTCCGTCCCGGTGCCCCGGCCGGTGGCGCCGGTCGACCGGGCGGTGGCGGTCGTGGCCGCGGTGGCGGCGCCGCGGGTGCCTTCGGGCGTCCGGGCGGCAAGCCGACCCGCGGTCGCAAGTCCAAGAAGCAGCGCAGACAGGAGTTCGACAACCTGTCGGCGCCGACCATGTCCTCGGGCGCTCCCCGGGGCAGCGGTCAGGTGGTCCGGCTGTCCCGGGGCGCCTCGCTGTCGGACTTCGCCGACAAGATCAACGCCAACCCGGGTTCGCTGGTCCAGGAGATGTTCAACCTGGGCGAGATGGTGACCGCGACCCAGTCGTGCTCCGACGACACCCTGCTGCTGCTGGGTGAGCACCTCGGTTTCGACGTGCAGATCGTCAGCCCGGAGGACGAGGACCGGGAGCTGCTCGCGCAGTTCAACATCGACCTCGACGCCGAGGTGGACGAGGAGCGGCTGGTCAGCCGGCCGCCGGTGGTGACCGTCATGGGTCACGTCGACCACGGTAAGACCAAGCTGCTCGACGCGATCCGCAAGGCGAACGTGGTGGCCGGCGAGGCCGGCGGCATCACCCAGCACATCGGTGCCTACCAGGTGCGGGTGCCGCACGACGGCGTGGACCGGGCGATCACCTTCATCGACACCCCGGGTCACGAGGCGTTCACCGCCATGCGTGCCCGTGGTGCGCAGGTGACCGACATCGTGATCCTCGTGGTGGCGGCCGACGACGGTGTCATGCCGCAGACCATCGAGGCGCTCAACCACGCCAAGGCGGCCGACGTGCCGATCGTGGTGGCGGTCAACAAGGTCGACAAGCCGGAGGCCAACCCGGACAAGGTCCGCCAGCAGCTGACCGAGTACGGGCTGGTCGCCGAGGAGTACGGCGGCGAGACGATGTTCGTGAACGTGGCGGCCAAGCCCGGCATCGGCATCGACGAGCTGCTTGAGGCCGTACTGCTGACCGCCGACGCGTCGCTGGAGCTGACCGCGCCGACCGACGGGCCGGCGCAGGGCGTGGCCATCGAGGCGCACCTGGACAAGGGGCGCGGTGCCGTGGCGACGGTGCTGGTCCAGAAGGGCACCCTGCGGGCGGGCGACTCGATCGTCGCCGGTGGGGCGCACGGACGGGTCCGGGCCATGCTCGACGAGAACGGCCAGCAGGTCCCCGAGGCGGGTCCGTCCCGCCCGGTGATGGTGCTGGGTCTGACCACCGTGCCGGGCGCCGGGGACACCTTCCTGGCGGCCGAGGACGACCGCACGGTGCGGCAGATCGCCGAGCAGCGGCAGGCGCGGCGGCGGGCGGCGAGCTTCGCCAACTCCCGCGGGCGGGCCACCCTGGAGACGCTCATGGAGCAGCTCAAGGAGGGCGAGAAGACCTCGCTCAACCTGGTGCTCAAGGGCGACGTCTCCGGTTCGGTGGAGGCCCTGGAGGACGCGCTGTTCAAGCTCGACATCCCCGAGGAGGTCCAGCTTCGGATCATCCACCGGGGCGTCGGCTCGATCACCGAGAGCGACGTCATGCTCGCGAGCGCCTCGTCCGAGGCGGTCACGATCATCGGCTTCAACGTCCGGGCCGCCAACAAGGTCCGGGAGATCGCCGACCGCGAAGGCGTGGAGATCCGGTACTACACCGTGATCTACCAGGCCCTGGAGGAGATCGAGGCCGCGCTCAAGGGGCTGCTCAAGCCCGAGTACGAAGAGGTCGAACTCGGCTCCGCGGAGATCCGGGACGTGTTCCGGTCCTCCAAGGTGGGCAACATCGCGGGTTGTATCGTCCGGTCCGGCCTCATCCGCCGCAACGCCAAGGCGCGGTTGCTGCGGGACGGCGCGGTCGTGGCGGACAGCCTCACGATCAGCTCGCTCAAGCGGTTCAAGGACGACGCCACCGAGGTACGCGAGGGCTTCGAGTGCGGTCTGACCCTGACTGGTTACAACAACATTCAGGTCGGTGACGTGATCGAGACCTTCGAGATGCGCGAGAAGCCGCGCGCCTGA
- a CDS encoding DUF503 domain-containing protein, translated as MYTGTALFDLLLPADSRSLKAKRSYVRPIVAALRRFEVSAAEVGDLDLHGRSQLAVAVVAAETGHVREVLDSCERLVAGRPEVELLSVRRRLYGPQD; from the coding sequence GTGTACACCGGAACCGCGCTGTTTGATCTGCTGCTTCCCGCCGACTCCCGCTCGCTGAAGGCCAAGCGGTCCTACGTCCGGCCGATCGTGGCGGCGCTGCGCCGCTTCGAGGTCTCGGCCGCCGAGGTCGGCGACCTGGACCTGCACGGCCGCAGCCAGTTGGCCGTGGCGGTGGTGGCGGCCGAGACCGGCCACGTCCGCGAGGTGCTGGACTCCTGCGAGCGGCTGGTCGCCGGCCGTCCCGAGGTCGAACTGCTCTCGGTCCGTCGCCGGCTGTACGGCCCGCAGGATTGA
- a CDS encoding bifunctional oligoribonuclease/PAP phosphatase NrnA, with product MPAPRAVGGPAQADWAAAVAAVRALPPTARVLLICHVNPDGDALGSMLGFGLGLRKLGFTRVVATFPGLFEVPEPLSGMPGRELLVPADQAGAEADIVICFDAASESRLGDLLVRVRRPVTVVLDHHASNTGFGDVQLVDPAAAATSVVAEELLSRLGVPLDASIAECLYIALSTDTGSFRFDATTPAVHELAARLLATGLRPGEISRRIFDTRPYGALRLHADVLSRTCLEPAAAGGLGLVWTYATLADLDRHDQRPYVLEPLIDPIRCTAEADVSCLLKQVGEREWAVSLRSKGAVDVSQVALALGGGGHRLAAGFTGRGAVDEVVAAIRGRLPAALGADQGEDQG from the coding sequence GTGCCGGCGCCGCGCGCCGTGGGTGGCCCGGCGCAGGCCGACTGGGCCGCGGCGGTCGCCGCGGTGCGGGCGCTGCCGCCCACCGCGCGGGTGCTGCTGATCTGCCACGTCAACCCGGACGGCGACGCCCTGGGCAGCATGCTCGGCTTCGGGCTGGGCCTGCGCAAGCTCGGGTTCACCCGGGTGGTCGCGACATTCCCGGGGCTGTTCGAGGTGCCCGAGCCGCTGTCCGGCATGCCCGGCCGGGAGCTGCTGGTGCCGGCCGATCAGGCCGGCGCCGAGGCGGACATCGTGATCTGCTTCGACGCCGCCAGCGAGTCCCGGTTGGGCGACCTGCTGGTGCGGGTGCGCCGGCCGGTGACGGTGGTGCTGGACCATCACGCCTCCAACACCGGTTTCGGGGACGTCCAGCTGGTGGATCCGGCCGCCGCGGCCACCTCGGTGGTGGCGGAGGAACTGCTCTCCCGGCTCGGGGTGCCGCTGGACGCGTCGATCGCGGAGTGCCTCTACATCGCGCTCTCCACCGACACCGGCTCGTTCCGGTTCGACGCCACCACGCCGGCCGTGCACGAGCTGGCCGCCCGGCTGCTGGCCACCGGGCTGCGCCCGGGTGAGATATCCCGGCGGATCTTCGACACCCGGCCGTACGGGGCGCTCCGGCTGCACGCCGATGTGCTCTCCCGGACGTGTCTGGAGCCCGCCGCCGCGGGCGGGCTCGGCCTGGTCTGGACGTACGCGACGCTGGCCGACCTGGACCGGCACGACCAGCGCCCGTACGTGCTCGAACCGCTCATCGACCCGATCCGGTGCACCGCCGAGGCCGACGTCAGCTGCCTGCTGAAGCAGGTGGGTGAGCGGGAGTGGGCGGTGTCGCTGCGCAGCAAGGGCGCCGTGGACGTCAGCCAGGTCGCGCTGGCGCTGGGTGGCGGTGGGCACCGGCTGGCCGCCGGATTCACCGGGCGGGGCGCGGTGGACGAGGTGGTGGCGGCGATCCGGGGGCGGCTGCCGGCGGCCCTCGGCGCTGACCAGGGCGAGGATCAGGGGTAA